The following coding sequences lie in one Apteryx mantelli isolate bAptMan1 chromosome 6, bAptMan1.hap1, whole genome shotgun sequence genomic window:
- the NIFK gene encoding MKI67 FHA domain-interacting nucleolar phosphoprotein isoform X3 has translation MAAAEAAAAAVQAPAEAVAATPLLALEPRLQREFQQQVQRVRQSRAAKTGGSKGYGFIEFESDDVAKIVADTMNNYLFCERLLKCQFMPPERIHKNLFKDCDRKFQKPSQPAVRRYNKIRSVSEKAKMAKRLLRKEKLLRKRLAERGLDYDFPGFAAQELHIKKKKVKKSKPKLNVSLNSQDPTPVCTPTVLERRKAHEADDDTEDKEITVRLPPSSAENAVQKPKKQTRKKTNLKKQK, from the exons ATGGcggcggccgaggcggcggcggccgcagtCCAGGCCCCGGCCGAGGCGGTGGCGGCGACGCCGCTCCTGGCGCTGGAGCCGCGGCTGCAGCGCGAGTTCCAGCAGCAGGTGCAGCGGGTCCGGCAGAGCCGCGCGGCCAAG ACTGGAGGTAGTAAAGGCTATGGATTTATTGAGTTCGAATCCGATGATGTGGCAAAGATTGTTGCAGACACAATGAACAACTACCTGTTTTGTGAAAGACTTCTAAAGT GTCAGTTCATGCCTCCTGAAAGGATTCACAAAAACCTCTTCAAAGACTGTGACAGAAAGTTTCAGAAACCTTCTCAGCCTGCAGTCAGGCGGTACAATAAGATACGTTCTGTCAGTGAGAAGGCAAAGATGGCGAAGCGACTACTACGGAAGGAGAAACTTTTACGGAAGAGGCTGGCTGAAAGGGGGCTTGATTATGACTTTCCAGGATTT GCTGCGCAAGAGCTtcacataaagaaaaagaaagttaaaaaatcCAAGCCAAAGCTGAATGTTTCTTTGAACAGCCAG GATCCTACTCCAGTCTGTACTCCTACAGTGCTTGAGCGCCGGAAAGCTCACGAGGCAGATGATGACACAGAGGACAAGGAAATAACTGTCAGACTGCCCCCCAGCAGTGCTGAGAATGCTGTGCAGAAACCAAagaaacagacaagaaaaaaaacaaacctgaagaaacagaaataa
- the NIFK gene encoding MKI67 FHA domain-interacting nucleolar phosphoprotein isoform X2 encodes MAAAEAAAAAVQAPAEAVAATPLLALEPRLQREFQQQVQRVRQSRAAKERLVAGTVYVGHLPRGLGEPQLREYFGQFGTVTRLRLSRSKKTGGSKGYGFIEFESDDVAKIVADTMNNYLFCERLLKCQFMPPERIHKNLFKDCDRKFQKPSQPAVRRYNKIRSVSEKAKMAKRLLRKEKLLRKRLAERGLDYDFPGFDPTPVCTPTVLERRKAHEADDDTEDKEITVRLPPSSAENAVQKPKKQTRKKTNLKKQK; translated from the exons ATGGcggcggccgaggcggcggcggccgcagtCCAGGCCCCGGCCGAGGCGGTGGCGGCGACGCCGCTCCTGGCGCTGGAGCCGCGGCTGCAGCGCGAGTTCCAGCAGCAGGTGCAGCGGGTCCGGCAGAGCCGCGCGGCCAAG GAGCGGCTGGTGGCGGGGACCGTGTACGTGGGGCACCTCCCGCGGGGGCTGGGCGAGCCCCAGCTCCGCGAGTACTTCGGCCAGTTCGGGACCGTCACGCGGCTGCGGCTCTCCAGGAGTAAGAAG ACTGGAGGTAGTAAAGGCTATGGATTTATTGAGTTCGAATCCGATGATGTGGCAAAGATTGTTGCAGACACAATGAACAACTACCTGTTTTGTGAAAGACTTCTAAAGT GTCAGTTCATGCCTCCTGAAAGGATTCACAAAAACCTCTTCAAAGACTGTGACAGAAAGTTTCAGAAACCTTCTCAGCCTGCAGTCAGGCGGTACAATAAGATACGTTCTGTCAGTGAGAAGGCAAAGATGGCGAAGCGACTACTACGGAAGGAGAAACTTTTACGGAAGAGGCTGGCTGAAAGGGGGCTTGATTATGACTTTCCAGGATTT GATCCTACTCCAGTCTGTACTCCTACAGTGCTTGAGCGCCGGAAAGCTCACGAGGCAGATGATGACACAGAGGACAAGGAAATAACTGTCAGACTGCCCCCCAGCAGTGCTGAGAATGCTGTGCAGAAACCAAagaaacagacaagaaaaaaaacaaacctgaagaaacagaaataa
- the NIFK gene encoding MKI67 FHA domain-interacting nucleolar phosphoprotein isoform X1 gives MAAAEAAAAAVQAPAEAVAATPLLALEPRLQREFQQQVQRVRQSRAAKERLVAGTVYVGHLPRGLGEPQLREYFGQFGTVTRLRLSRSKKTGGSKGYGFIEFESDDVAKIVADTMNNYLFCERLLKCQFMPPERIHKNLFKDCDRKFQKPSQPAVRRYNKIRSVSEKAKMAKRLLRKEKLLRKRLAERGLDYDFPGFAAQELHIKKKKVKKSKPKLNVSLNSQDPTPVCTPTVLERRKAHEADDDTEDKEITVRLPPSSAENAVQKPKKQTRKKTNLKKQK, from the exons ATGGcggcggccgaggcggcggcggccgcagtCCAGGCCCCGGCCGAGGCGGTGGCGGCGACGCCGCTCCTGGCGCTGGAGCCGCGGCTGCAGCGCGAGTTCCAGCAGCAGGTGCAGCGGGTCCGGCAGAGCCGCGCGGCCAAG GAGCGGCTGGTGGCGGGGACCGTGTACGTGGGGCACCTCCCGCGGGGGCTGGGCGAGCCCCAGCTCCGCGAGTACTTCGGCCAGTTCGGGACCGTCACGCGGCTGCGGCTCTCCAGGAGTAAGAAG ACTGGAGGTAGTAAAGGCTATGGATTTATTGAGTTCGAATCCGATGATGTGGCAAAGATTGTTGCAGACACAATGAACAACTACCTGTTTTGTGAAAGACTTCTAAAGT GTCAGTTCATGCCTCCTGAAAGGATTCACAAAAACCTCTTCAAAGACTGTGACAGAAAGTTTCAGAAACCTTCTCAGCCTGCAGTCAGGCGGTACAATAAGATACGTTCTGTCAGTGAGAAGGCAAAGATGGCGAAGCGACTACTACGGAAGGAGAAACTTTTACGGAAGAGGCTGGCTGAAAGGGGGCTTGATTATGACTTTCCAGGATTT GCTGCGCAAGAGCTtcacataaagaaaaagaaagttaaaaaatcCAAGCCAAAGCTGAATGTTTCTTTGAACAGCCAG GATCCTACTCCAGTCTGTACTCCTACAGTGCTTGAGCGCCGGAAAGCTCACGAGGCAGATGATGACACAGAGGACAAGGAAATAACTGTCAGACTGCCCCCCAGCAGTGCTGAGAATGCTGTGCAGAAACCAAagaaacagacaagaaaaaaaacaaacctgaagaaacagaaataa
- the TSN gene encoding translin: MSVSDMFIALQGVLTADQDIREEIRKVVQTLEQTAREILTLLQGVHQGAGFQDIPKKCQKAREHFGTVRTQLASLKTKFPADQYYRFHEHWRFVLQRLVFLAAFVVYLETETLVTREAVAEILGIEADRERGFHLDIEDYLSGVLTLASELARLAVNSVTAGDYSRPLRISTFINELDSGFRLLNLKNDSLRKRYDGLKYDVKKIEEVVYDLSIRGLNKEATGGVGGEK, encoded by the exons ATGTCGGTGAGCGACATGTTCATCGCGCTGCAGGGCGTCCTCACGGCCGACCAGGACATACGCGAg GAGATCCGGAAGGTTGTGCAGACGCTGGAGCAGACGGCCCGGGAGATCCTCACGCTGCTGCAGGGCGTTCACCAGGGCGCCGGCTTCCAGGACA TACCAAAGAAATGTCAGAAGGCTCGTGAACACTTTGGTACAGTAAGAACACAGCTGGCATCTCTGAAGACCAAGTTTCCTGCTGATCAGTACTACAG ATTTCATGAGCACTGGAGGTTTGTGCTACAGCGGCTGGTGTTTCTGGCAGCGTTTGTTGTCTACTTGGAGACAGAAACGTTAGTGACCCGAGAAGCTGTTGCAGAAATACTTGGGA TTGAAGCTGATCGAGAGAGAGGCTTTCACCTGGACATAGAAGACTATCTTTCTGGTGTATTAACTCTTGCCAGTGAGCTG GCCAGACTGGCAGTGAACAGTGTCACAGCGGGGGACTATTCTCGCCCTCTCCGCATCTCAACTTTTATCAACGAGCTGGATTCTGGCTTCCGTCTCCTCAACCTGAAAAACGACTCCCTGAGGAAACGTTACGATGGCCTGAAGTACGATGTCAAGAAGATTGAGGAAGTGGTTTATGACTTGTCGATCAGAGGACTCAATAAGGAGGCAACAGGTGGTGTTGGTGGCGAGAAATGA